TAAATACACCCCCATACACACACAACCCCCCAAAactctcctctctctctttttttttttacaacacctTCAACCTCACCTTCCAAAACGAACCAACACCACCCCCTCAAGCGTCAACTCCTCCCAAATACACCCCCATACACACACAACCCCCCAAAactctcctctctctctttttttttttacaacacctTCAACCTCACCTTCCAAAACGAACCAACACCACCCTCTCAAGCGTCAACTCCTCCCAAATACACCCCCCGTGCACACACAACCCCCCAAAactctcctctctctctttttttttttttttttttttttacaacacctTCAACCTCACCTTCCCATTCGCAAAACGAACCAACACCACCCTCGCAAACACCTCCCTCCTCGCGTTCTCCACCGCCAACCTCTTCGCCCTCCTAATCGCCtccaccttctcctcccccccacacaccccctccccctcccccaccacgcTCTCCTCCTCTCCCACAAACCAACACCTCACCCTGCACCGATACCccaccgcctccccctcccccttccaaccACTCACCTCCCCCATCCTCTCCATCCTCTCCACCGACGAACTCCACCCCCCCGCCCCCACGTAGCGGTTCAACAAACCAATGCTCTCCCCCACCGACAACCTGCCCCCCTCCgctccccccccacccctcccccacctcacCCTCAAACGCCTCCCCCCCCACATCGCACCCCCCAAACTCCTCCTCGCCTCCTCCGCCTCGTTCGCAAAGTAATACCTCGCAACCGCATACCCGTCGCACTGACGAAACGAGTACAACGCCCCAAACCCAGCAAACAACTCGTAcaacccctctcccctctccccaatGTTCGACACGAACAACGACTTCCCCGAATCTGGCACCGAAAAAAAAATCAACTCAGGATCCTCTAAAAACTCCAGGTCAAacgctcacgccccccccccctctcgtaccCAAACGCCAATCCTCCATGACAGATCAACAACACACGTTTATTGCCTGTACCTCCAACACCTTGAAGGAAAACTTGCTCCTCACTCTCCCTCTCCACGacgccctctctttttttttttttttttttttttgacaggcaTATCTTGACAGGCCATCTCATGCGCCCTGCTACACCCACTCCCCCCCCCACCTCATCCACCACCCACCTGCCAAAGTATGAACGCATACACATAGGCGTCCTCCTCCAACGCCCTGTACCTGTCACTCGCCCCCATGTGTCCGTGGTCCATCTTCATGTCCAAAACCAAAGGCGTCACCGGATTGGACTTGTTGTACCGAAGCATGGCCACCCACTTCAGCGGCTCCCAGTACGCCACTCGAGAATCACTGAACCCCGCCTGAACCAGCGTCGCCGGGTAGTCGCCACGCCGCACGTTCTCATACGGCGCGTAGGAACGAATGTAGTCAAAGGCGCGCGGATCCTCCAGCGGATTTCCCCACTCCTCGTACTCGTTCGTTGTCAGGGGAATCGAAGCGTCCAGCATCGTGTTCAGGCAGTCAACAAACGGCACCTTCGCAACCGCCACCCTGAAGAGCGAGGCGTGCGTGTTCAGCACGGCGCCTATCAACAAACCACCCGCACTCCCGCCAAGAATCGCGAGACGGTCCGCAGAGGTAATTTGACGCGCAATTAAGTGCTTCGCAACGGCTACAAAATCAACAAATGTGTTTTTCTTCTCAAACAGCTTACCGCTGTCGTGCCAATGTCGACCCATCTCGCCGCCACCGCGAATATGGGCTATCGCGTACACGTACCCGCGGTCGACGAGGGAGAAGCATTTGGAAGAAAACCCCGGCTCAATGCAAATACCGTACGAACCGTACCCATACAAAAGCGTCGGGTTGTTTCCATCGAGCTTCAGGTCCTTTCTGTAAACCATGGAAATGGGCACGCGCACGGTCTGCCCGTCCGGCGACGACGACTCGGCGTAGTCTCTCGAAATAGCATACTGCGTCTTGTCGTAGTTCGGGACCACCTCCTCCTTCTTCACCTCGCACGACAGCGTATCCATGTTGTAATCCAACACGGTCTTGGGCACGCACAAACTCGAGTAGACCACACGCAGTAAATCTGTGTCGTATTCGTAGTTCGCAGACGACCCAATCGTATACACCGCGTCCGGAAAGCAAACCCGGCGAAACTCTCCAGTTCGCAGGTCCTGAACGCGAAGCGTCTTGAAACCTCCCTCCCGCTCCCACACCACCAAGTGATTCTTGAAACAATCAATGGACTTCAGGAAAACCTCCGGCCGATGGGGGATCACCTCCACCCAGTTCTGCTTTGATGACGGCGTCCAATCGGCAACCAACACGCTCATCAACTTGTAATTCCTCGCGCCGCCCTCGTCCGTCAAAATCAAAAAACGAccattctgatggtccacggaaTAGTCCACCCCAAACTCACGAGGATAAAACACCACGAACTCAGATTCCGGTCGCTCCAGGTCCAACAATAAACACTCCGACGTCAAAACCGAATTGACGTTCAAAATCAGCCACTTCCCGTCTCGCGTCTTCTCCAAGTCCAGCATAAACTTGCTGTCCTCCTCTTCGTACAGCAACGCATCCTCGCTCGCGCTCGTGCCCATCACGTGCCTCCACAGACGATATGGACGATTCGACTCATCCAGCGTCGTGTAGTACACCGACCGACCGTCTTTGTTCCACTCCAAACTGTAATAGGTCTCAGGCAATTTGTCGTCCAAATGACGCATCGTCTCCATGTCCTTGAAGCTCACCAAAAACCTCTCATTCCCAATGTAGTCCATCGAGTAGGCCAGCACTCTGTGACACGGACTCACCCGATAAATGCCAAGACTCACGTACTCGCGCCCAACCGACAACTCGTTCAAGTCCAACACGACGTCCTTCTCTTCGAACGTCACGCTGGCGTCGCTCCTCCGACAATAAATTGAATACGGCTGTCCCTTCTTGTTCGCCCTATAGTAGTACCAAGGCCCATGCTTGTACGGGACCGTCGAGTCGTCCTCCTTCATCCTACCCAAGAGCTCATCGTAAATCTGCTTCTGCAGGGACTTCGTGTCACCCATCACATCCTCCTGGTAGGCCCGCTCCTCCTCAATGTACGCCCTCACCTTCTCGCTAGACCTGTCACTCATCCAAAAGTAGGGATCGCTCAGCACTCGACCGTGCACCGTCACCGTGCGTTCAACCCTCTCCGCCACGGGCGGAGACCTCTTCGACCCTTCGCCACCGCAAAGACGGCAAAATCAGTAACACTCACCCCGCGCGCGCAACCCGACCCCTGTCTCCACGTACCGGACATGCGGCGCTCTAAAAAACGACCGCCACGAAGCGGTTCACTGCAAAAACGGGTCTGCCTTTGAGAGTCCCTGGTTCCAAAATGCCAGAGAAAGCCCCTCCTCATCAGAACACGAGGAGACAAAGTGGGGCGCGCCGCTctgcaacacacaaaaaaaaaaaagtgattttttttccCGTCCGCCCTAGACGTCAGACGTTCGACAACTCGGACAGCGTCCAGAACTGGTACCCGGCGTCCTTCAGCCTGGGCAGGACGCTCTCCAGTAGCGCCGGCGTACTCGGACGGTCGTGGACGATGACGATGTCCCCCGGAGAAACCGTGCACAAAATATGCCTACTGTTCCACCACGCAGACGCGATCTGCGCGTCGAAGGGATGGCAGCTCCCGAGGACAATTCGATATTCTTCCTGTACCAGAGAATTTCGAAAAGTTAaaaactgccaaaaaaaaaaaaagtcatgtaaCGCTCTTTTGCAGGGGAGAGGGACCCTGCCAACGCACCTTGGCACAGATGGTAGAGACCGTCTTATTGTAGAACCCGGACCCCGGGCGGAACCATTTGGCGCTCGGTCTGGGCCTGCGAGCCATTTCGTAGGCGCGGCTGATAATCCGGTCTGTTTCTCTGATTTCGGCCAAAAGAGAGGGCGCATCCAGTTTGACCGAAGCGATGTCGCGCATGGTGTGGTTGCCGAGCTCGTGACCCTGTTCAACCATCTCTCTCAAAATGTCTTCATTTTCCAGCGCGTAACTGCCAATTACGAAAAAAGTGGCCTTAACGTGCCAAGCTCGCAGAATTTCGAGTATGCGGGGGGCGTGAGACCGGCTAGGCGCGTCATCGATGGTGAGCGCGAGCAGCCTCTGCTCGAGATGAGCGCGCCCCCTGAACCTGAAGAGCGCAGACCGGCAGTATCGCTCGACCACGAACAAAAGATAGCCGAGCTGCAAGTACACGGAGAGCACCAGAAACAGGGCAACGAACAGACAGACGAGCAGAAGGATCAGAACCCAATGCATGAGGCGTGACCAGGGGGGTGGAGAAGCGTCGAATGACACaaaaatttttcaaaaactatGGAATTGGTCAAAAATGAGCGCTGTCAAGGTGAAGGGCAAGACCGCTGTGCTGAACCAACGCGGAACACTCTGGACATCTGATCGTTCGGCTGCCGCATTCGGCTTGATGTGCGCGCTGATCTTGACACGAGACGAGCACATTGCAGTATGGACAGGGAGACTGCCTGAGGATACACTCGTGCTCTTGGTGGAGGCTCATTTCGGGTTCCTCCGCCTCGAATCCGCAGTCGCAGCGGAGGCGAGCATGCACGACCGATAGATGAACCTCCTTGTCGGATGCGGGCGCGTTCAGCCCGCAAAGGGGGCACCGCCAGCGTCTAGATAAACAGTGGGCCTCGTGAGGGACCCATGACGACTCGGGAACCCATCCGAGACAGTTTTGACACATTCGAGTAGACGGACCTCCGGACGAAGAGCAGACGCCGACGGCCGAGTCGAGAAAGTCAGATCGCTCAAACTTGGCTGTGTAGATTGCATCTTGGTTCTTGGCAAAAACGCTCACCCTCACCGAACCAGTAGATGAGACCCTTAGTCGCCGAATGTGCGTTCTTGAACCCTGCCCGGACGAGATGTCGCTGCCAACCCACGTGTGTCCGTGAGACGTCGGATACGATGATTTGCTAGCGTAAATCCAACAAGGCGACCCAGAGGTTGTCAATACCTCAACTTGTACCGTCGAATATTCGCCCAATTCAACCTCGTAAAAGTCTATTTGGCCCCTCTTCAAATGCACCCCATCCAAAACACACTCCTCTCTACCGCCTCGGCTCTCCCACCCCCTCACCAGATGCACATTCGGTGCACATTCCGGATCCAACACATCCACGCTCAAGTCGCTGTCTGTAATCAGCACCCCCTCTCCTTCCGGGCTCAGCTCGACCACACGAAACAAATAGCACCTTCCGCCATGCTCTATTCGGATCACCTCCCCAACACTCAAACACTGATACCTCGACAATCGAGACTCTAATACGCATTTCCTCTGTTCAAACGGCACCTCCAACTCCCAAGACGCCGATAACGGCCTCAAACGACAATGTTCTCCCCTCGGCAACGACACCACCCTCAACTCAACCCTCAACCCCTCCACATCCTCATCCTCCCTCAAATTCCTTAATATCCTGTACGGCGCATATCCCACCCCGCTCTCCTCCGACGTAAAACTACTCACCGACGCGTGCACCACTCGACCCCCTCCCGACTTGGCACAAATTCTAAAAATAATCGGAAACCCGCATCCACGCTCTTCTATCTCTCTTAACACAGAAACGTGCAACTCCACCTGATTGACATCCTCCCTCAACCCTCCTACTGCAGAAAGCGCGGACGAGTACAAATCCAATTCCCACTTCACCTCCGCGCCCTCTACCACCTCGCTCCAACCCCTCGGTGTCTCTCCTTCCAGCTGtatcaccaccacctcctgggggtTCCCCAATTCCTCTATCTCGCACACTCGCGTCGACTCGTTCCCGTACACCCTCCCCCCCATCATGAACATCACTCTCCCCAACTCTTGCCCCATCTCGCCCTCAAACTGCCTCTTCAGCTCCCCTAATGTCGTCCAACTTGAACACTCCGTCAACACAACACCCACACTAAAACCGCGAGCGCACCCCCACGTACCCGCTCGCCACCACCTCGCACTCCGACCCCCGCCAACGCATCCTAAACACGGTCTCCAAACCAGACATCGCGCGCACTTGACCTTGCCCAATAAAATACTGCCacttttcccaaaaaaaaaaaaaactacaactcAGACGCCATCTCCTGTACACACCCCGACAAACTCTGCAAGTTCAAACAAAGCAACCTCATGGCGCTGTTCCACGTCTCTAAACCACTCAAAACGAAAAAAAACGCTCAGCAACTACTCTCCCGCCCTCCATAACGCCCTAAAACCCCCGTACCTAAACTCGTCTCGTTATACAAACACGAAAACTTCTCATTCTTCTTACAGATGTATGTGTGGCCGTGTATAGGGTACGGCTGCACTGGAATCCCTAACGTGTCGAACAACACCTCGACAAATTCCAACAACACCTGCATCGCCGTGTTGAATTTCTTCGTCTCGTTCTGATACCGAAGCTCCACCACCGCCTTCGAACTTCTGTCCTGAAACCCGTGTTGGGGGACCAGCGGCCTCCACTTGCGCTTCTCGAACAACTCCCTCCTCTCCTTGGGTAACTTGGACTTCAACTCCACATCGATGTACGTGTATGTCAAAATGCTCAAAAGCAACAAAATCAAGTGCAGCGCCTGGTTCGTCTGAGCCCATTTCTTGTCCATCAATGCCCTCAGCGAAAAACCGTTAATGCACATGTACCCGCCTCTGTCCTCAAACGAAAAGAAATTGTCAAACACCTCTCTTACCCCTGGAAGAATGCGCAAACTCTCTTTCAGTGACTTCAGGCGCGACTTCTGCGCCCTTATCCGATTCTGCCACACCAATTTCTTTGTATTCACATTGTTCGTCCTATTCCAAATCCTCTCGCTCTCTTCTAACAACTCACAGTACGCACGctccaaactcctcttctccccaaaaatAGCTCTCTCTTCCTCCACCGCCTCCTCCACCTCGTCCTTCAGCCTCTTGTACTCACCCTCCACCTCGCCCTCCACCTCGCCATCCACCTCGCCATCCACCTCGCCCTCCTTCaaatacctcctccatgtccgacgcTGCTCAATCAACCTCTCCGTCACCTCGTCTATCTCGCTCTCTAAATGACCCCTCTTGTAACAAAACCAGCACAACTCCGCCTCCTCCACCGCCTCCTCTCCAGGCGCCGACAACACCTCTAAACGTCTCTGATACCTAGACCTCTCCGTGTTAAACGCCGACAAACTCGTCTCCGCCAACAACCTCTCGTCTCTAGACAACTGCCCTATTCAACCTGTCAGCCCATACATTCGCCACACACGACTCCACCTGTCAATGCCACATATCCCCTCTCCCTCATACCGGCCTCCAGCGATTCCCTCAGCGTGTAACCCACCTCCAAAAATTCTTCCATCAGTTGGTCTCTCGATGACTTCAAATCACCCTGCCTCGACCTCCCTCCCTCTTGTCTCTCTCGCGCGTCAGTCTCCTTCCCATCCACTCCTACTTCTCTCTACCACTCCATTCGTACCTGCTGTATGCACCCTGTCATAACCACACGACGGACAATTCACGCTCATCAACGCCTCTAATCAAACGCTATCGTTC
This DNA window, taken from Schistocerca gregaria isolate iqSchGreg1 unplaced genomic scaffold, iqSchGreg1.2 ptg000596l, whole genome shotgun sequence, encodes the following:
- the LOC126316674 gene encoding dipeptidyl aminopeptidase BI-like, whose product is MRRGFLWHFGTRDSQRQTRFCSEPLRGGRFLERRMSGSKRSPPVAERVERTVTVHGRVLSDPYFWMSDRSSEKVRAYIEEERAYQEDVMGDTKSLQKQIYDELLGRMKEDDSTVPYKHGPWYYYRANKKGQPYSIYCRRSDASVTFEEKDVVLDLNELSVGREYVSLGIYRVSPCHRVLAYSMDYIGNERFLVSFKDMETMRHLDDKLPETYYSLEWNKDGRSVYYTTLDESNRPYRLWRHVMGTSASEDALLYEEEDSKFMLDLEKTRDGKWLILNVNSVLTSECLLLDLERPESEFVVFYPREFGVDYSVDHQNGRFLILTDEGGARNYKLMSVLVADWTPSSKQNWVEVIPHRPEVFLKSIDCFKNHLVVWEREGGFKTLRVQDLRTGEFRRVCFPDAVYTIGSSANYEYDTDLLRVVYSSLCVPKTVLDYNMDTLSCEVKKEEVVPNYDKTQYAISRDYAESSSPDGQTVRVPISMVYRKDLKLDGNNPTLLYGYGSYGICIEPGFSSKCFSLVDRGYVYAIAHIRGGGEMGRHWHDSGKLFEKKNTFVDFVAVAKHLIARQITSADRLAILGGSAGGLLIGAVLNTHASLFRVAVAKVPFVDCLNTMLDASIPLTTNEYEEWGNPLEDPRAFDYIRSYAPYENVRRGDYPATLVQAGFSDSRVAYWEPLKWVAMLRYNKSNPVTPLVLDMKMDHGHMGASDRYRALEEDAYVYAFILWQVGGG